One part of the Verrucomicrobiota bacterium genome encodes these proteins:
- a CDS encoding 2-oxoglutarate dehydrogenase E1 component: MSSELTPDASAKQGFTLPQRSNGKSSEVRGTIGNGEHIALLENLHEQWKLDPDNVDEKWRAFFEGFELGCQTKPETPSRSGNRPQGSANLPDPSALPHRLKQARIYNLLFAYRTLGHREAHLDPLAIEKSGIPELKLENFNFNTNDYDTYFHSGTLAGGGDRKLGEILDILKDTYCRTIGVEYMHIQDFTIRRWLRDKMEKTHNRPNFPKEKKKRILTRVMAAEQFERYLHTRFVGQKRFSVEGGETLIPMLDALIEGCPERGVSQVVMGMAHRGRLNVLANILGKDYHTIFGEFSENHIPELKLGDGDVKYHLGYESSLITSTGHSVGISLAPNPSHLEAVDPVVQGKARAWQRVLNDTTERRKVLPVLLHGDGAFIGQGIVAETFNLSRLEGYRTGGTVHIVINNQIGFTTVPKDARSAHYCTALAKSVGVPVFHVNGDDPISAVYLIELAMDFRQRFQRDVVIDLVCYRRHGHNEGDEPNFTQPTLYSAIQEQPLTSESLMRSLIETGVIQTAEADAYKESFQKKLNDELARSKKEVKNVKPSMRAPISHPDLLEPVDTAVSKKKIEFIGQQLTKAPEHFKINNKIQKLLQQRLSMSEGKSPLDWAFAEALAFGSILEDQISIRLSGQDSRRGTFSQRHSALYDVDTRERHITFKNISKTQASFCVYNSPLSEAAVLGFDFGYSLDYPEMLCIWEAQFGDFANGAQTIIDQYITNSESKWGVTSGITLFLPHGYHGQGPEHSSARLERFLQMCAEDNIQVAYCSTPANHFHILRRQALRQKTLRKPLIIMTPKGLLRDKRCTSSVQDLTDGTFQEILPDPEMKKGAKRVILCSGKVYYDLDDHRKKNKITDTAILRIEQLYPLHEKNLKTALGPHLSTVEHMIWCQEESQNMGSWFYIEPRLRHLFERSITYAGRDASASPATGALAIHELEQEDLINQAFTLK; this comes from the coding sequence ATGTCGTCAGAACTAACGCCCGATGCCTCAGCTAAGCAAGGCTTCACCCTTCCACAACGGAGCAATGGTAAAAGTTCAGAGGTTCGAGGCACCATTGGCAATGGTGAGCACATTGCACTGCTAGAGAATTTGCACGAGCAATGGAAATTGGACCCTGATAATGTTGATGAAAAATGGCGAGCCTTCTTTGAAGGCTTCGAGTTAGGCTGTCAAACTAAGCCAGAAACTCCCAGTAGATCTGGTAATCGCCCTCAGGGCTCTGCGAATTTGCCAGATCCCTCTGCTTTGCCACATCGACTGAAACAGGCACGTATCTACAATTTGCTTTTTGCCTACAGGACACTTGGACATCGGGAAGCGCATCTCGACCCATTAGCCATTGAGAAGTCTGGTATTCCTGAACTCAAGTTGGAAAACTTCAATTTCAATACGAATGACTACGATACATACTTTCATTCAGGCACACTGGCAGGTGGCGGTGACCGCAAGCTGGGCGAAATCCTAGATATTCTCAAAGATACCTACTGCCGAACAATAGGCGTAGAGTATATGCATATTCAGGATTTCACTATCCGAAGATGGCTGCGAGACAAAATGGAAAAAACTCACAACCGACCTAACTTCCCGAAAGAGAAAAAGAAGCGCATCCTGACTCGAGTCATGGCTGCTGAACAGTTTGAGCGCTACTTGCATACTCGTTTTGTGGGACAAAAGCGTTTTTCCGTGGAAGGTGGAGAAACACTTATCCCTATGCTTGATGCGCTCATTGAGGGCTGTCCTGAACGCGGCGTTTCTCAAGTAGTCATGGGCATGGCTCACAGAGGACGTTTGAATGTCTTAGCAAATATACTTGGCAAGGATTATCACACCATCTTTGGTGAATTCTCCGAGAACCATATTCCTGAACTCAAGCTTGGTGATGGCGATGTCAAATATCACCTGGGTTACGAATCTTCTCTTATCACTAGCACCGGACATAGTGTTGGAATTAGTCTTGCGCCAAATCCCAGCCACCTCGAGGCGGTCGACCCCGTCGTTCAAGGGAAAGCTAGAGCCTGGCAACGTGTCCTTAATGATACAACTGAACGCCGCAAGGTTCTGCCCGTTCTTTTGCACGGAGATGGAGCTTTTATTGGACAAGGAATTGTAGCAGAAACTTTTAATCTTTCGCGTCTAGAAGGTTACCGAACCGGAGGCACGGTCCATATTGTTATCAATAACCAAATAGGTTTCACTACTGTTCCCAAAGATGCACGCTCAGCGCACTACTGCACTGCACTCGCAAAATCAGTTGGTGTTCCTGTTTTCCATGTCAATGGAGACGACCCTATTTCTGCCGTATACCTTATTGAGCTGGCGATGGATTTCCGTCAGCGCTTTCAGCGTGATGTTGTCATTGACCTCGTTTGCTACCGCCGCCATGGGCATAATGAAGGTGACGAACCTAATTTCACGCAACCTACTCTCTATTCTGCCATTCAGGAGCAACCTCTCACTAGTGAGAGTCTCATGAGGTCCTTAATTGAAACTGGTGTGATTCAAACTGCTGAGGCTGATGCCTACAAAGAGTCTTTTCAAAAGAAACTAAATGATGAGTTAGCTCGATCCAAAAAGGAGGTAAAAAACGTTAAGCCCTCGATGCGTGCACCAATTTCGCATCCTGACCTATTAGAGCCTGTGGACACTGCTGTCTCGAAAAAGAAAATTGAATTCATAGGCCAACAACTCACCAAAGCCCCTGAACATTTCAAGATCAATAATAAGATTCAAAAATTATTACAGCAGCGGCTTTCTATGTCAGAGGGTAAGAGCCCACTCGATTGGGCTTTCGCAGAAGCTTTAGCTTTTGGAAGTATTTTGGAAGATCAAATTTCTATCCGACTATCTGGACAAGACAGCCGTAGAGGAACCTTCAGCCAACGTCACTCCGCGCTATATGATGTGGATACTCGTGAACGCCATATCACTTTTAAAAATATTTCTAAAACCCAAGCGAGCTTTTGTGTTTACAATAGTCCCCTATCAGAGGCTGCCGTGCTCGGCTTTGATTTTGGCTACTCATTGGATTACCCGGAGATGCTATGCATCTGGGAAGCTCAATTTGGTGATTTCGCTAATGGTGCGCAAACCATCATCGACCAATACATCACAAACTCTGAATCCAAATGGGGTGTTACCTCCGGTATCACCTTATTCTTACCCCATGGCTATCACGGTCAGGGTCCAGAACATTCCAGTGCCAGGCTAGAACGCTTCTTACAGATGTGCGCCGAAGATAATATACAAGTTGCCTATTGCTCGACTCCTGCTAATCACTTTCACATTTTGCGTCGCCAGGCACTACGCCAAAAGACTCTTCGGAAGCCTCTAATCATTATGACTCCCAAAGGCTTGCTAAGAGATAAACGTTGTACGTCTTCTGTCCAAGATCTCACAGACGGCACCTTTCAGGAAATCCTGCCTGACCCAGAGATGAAAAAGGGAGCCAAAAGAGTTATACTATGTAGTGGGAAAGTCTATTACGATTTAGACGATCACCGTAAAAAGAACAAAATAACAGACACCGCTATCTTGCGCATAGAACAATTATACCCTCTGCATGAAAAAAATCTGAAGACTGCTCTCGGACCCCATTTGAGCACAGTAGAGCATATGATTTGGTGCCAAGAAGAATCGCAAAATATGGGTTCTTGGTTCTACATTGAGCCCAGACTCCGTCATTTATTTGAGCGTTCTATTACCTATGCTGGAAGAGACGCATCCGCTAGCCCGGCTACCGGGGCTTTAGCCATCCACGAACTCGAACAAGAAGATCTTATCAATCAAGCCTTTACACTAAAATAG
- the odhB gene encoding 2-oxoglutarate dehydrogenase complex dihydrolipoyllysine-residue succinyltransferase — MPFEVKVPTIGESISTGTIGAWRKKNGEFVKDGDILFEIETDKVTSEVYAENSGVLEHLFEEGTEVEIGAVVARIDETKQPSIKNGSETSASAQNGSSSKKEKVPPEPISSPVNKAQEPTSNLSETLSPAVRHLITENHLDPLAIEGSGKDGRILKADVLQHLETLKSGKSIALPTATSAFIKPKLDKLVSSPRSTRRRMSQLRRKIADRLVTAQQEAAMLTTFNEVDMTNVMATRKQFQERFVNKHGVKLGFMSFFVKAAVYALQSVPGVNSQIDGEEVVQNHYFDIGVAISTEKGLLVPVLRDCEAKSLATLEQDIIGYAKKARDSKITLNDLEGGVFTITNGGVFGSMMSTPILNAPQCAILGMHAINERPVAINGQVVIRPMMYLALSYDHRLVDGKEAVTFLVRIKEFIENPTVGLLDF; from the coding sequence ATGCCATTCGAAGTTAAAGTCCCCACAATCGGTGAATCCATAAGCACAGGCACCATAGGAGCCTGGCGCAAAAAGAACGGTGAATTTGTTAAAGATGGAGATATTCTTTTTGAAATAGAAACAGATAAGGTGACCTCTGAAGTTTATGCTGAAAATTCAGGTGTCCTAGAACACCTCTTCGAAGAAGGCACTGAAGTAGAAATTGGTGCGGTAGTCGCGCGTATAGATGAAACAAAGCAGCCATCTATTAAAAACGGTAGTGAAACCTCAGCTAGTGCTCAAAATGGTAGTTCTTCTAAAAAGGAAAAAGTTCCTCCTGAGCCCATTTCATCTCCCGTTAATAAGGCCCAAGAACCCACTAGCAACTTATCGGAGACATTATCACCTGCTGTTCGCCATTTGATCACAGAAAATCATTTAGATCCTCTGGCCATAGAAGGCTCAGGCAAAGATGGTCGCATCCTCAAGGCAGATGTTCTCCAGCATCTAGAAACCCTCAAATCCGGTAAATCTATAGCTTTGCCCACAGCTACTAGCGCGTTTATCAAACCCAAACTGGATAAGTTAGTGAGCAGCCCTCGTTCAACTAGGCGCCGCATGTCGCAATTGCGCCGCAAGATTGCTGATCGTTTAGTGACCGCGCAACAAGAAGCTGCTATGCTAACGACTTTCAATGAAGTCGATATGACCAACGTCATGGCTACTCGCAAGCAATTCCAAGAGCGTTTCGTTAACAAGCATGGTGTGAAGCTGGGCTTTATGTCTTTCTTTGTTAAAGCAGCGGTCTATGCATTACAAAGTGTACCAGGCGTTAACTCTCAAATCGATGGAGAGGAAGTTGTGCAAAACCATTACTTTGATATAGGAGTTGCTATTTCTACTGAAAAAGGACTCCTTGTGCCAGTTCTAAGAGACTGCGAAGCCAAATCATTAGCGACATTAGAGCAAGACATCATTGGTTATGCTAAGAAAGCACGTGATAGTAAAATTACGCTTAATGATTTGGAAGGTGGTGTTTTTACAATTACTAATGGAGGTGTTTTTGGTTCGATGATGTCGACTCCCATTTTGAACGCTCCTCAGTGCGCTATTCTAGGCATGCATGCCATTAATGAAAGACCTGTAGCAATAAATGGGCAAGTTGTTATTCGCCCTATGATGTATCTGGCCCTAAGCTATGACCATCGGCTGGTTGATGGCAAAGAAGCAGTAACTTTCCTTGTTCGCATTAAGGAATTCATAGAAAATCCAACAGTAGGATTACTGGATTTCTAA
- a CDS encoding malectin domain-containing carbohydrate-binding protein, with protein sequence MSNSFNIVKKVGVSLLTTMLCSAMGLAELPSGWLSTDIGNPALSGSTTYDSNSHLFVIHAAGQDIWERSDQFHFLYQPTIDNFSVETGNISGLLPYSGVHPWAKSGVMIRETLDPDSPYVFFCNTGNNGLRIQWRDTKGVLAKDFNWVYGLDLEGNQLFLKIERVGNIFCFLVSSNQGGFFDDRGVFLVASLEVAMTDFVYAGTAVTSHDANQLISVEIQDFRTDIAMLNTPATSTIFAVNSGSNSSSGEFQSDRSFIGNSYRYRISHVPDFNGSAPDRVYQRERFGRDFSYQINTGRGQYFVKLFLAEIFFDAPGKRIFDITVENGLVVDDLDLFAEAGKNNAFDIEVENVYVAGDGILDIDFSATVNNAKISGILINKAPYPINPGAGAPTPTYNDLLPKILFPLEGIEDLDGPERLFIKQAITFPDNYGVVGTLEIVGDAVIYTPDPLTPFLGPSIWSESFEVIVSDGLSDTSVFYYPYFE encoded by the coding sequence ATGAGTAATTCATTCAATATCGTTAAAAAAGTAGGGGTAAGTCTTTTGACAACAATGTTGTGCTCAGCCATGGGTCTAGCTGAACTACCTTCCGGCTGGCTTTCGACTGACATTGGTAATCCAGCTCTTTCTGGCTCTACAACATACGATAGCAACAGCCATCTATTCGTCATCCATGCTGCTGGTCAGGATATATGGGAACGTTCCGATCAATTCCATTTCCTTTACCAGCCTACCATCGATAATTTTTCAGTAGAAACTGGAAATATTAGTGGATTGCTTCCTTATTCTGGGGTTCATCCATGGGCAAAGTCAGGCGTCATGATCCGCGAGACCCTAGATCCAGATAGCCCATATGTTTTCTTCTGTAATACCGGTAACAATGGGTTGCGTATTCAGTGGAGAGATACCAAAGGCGTGTTAGCAAAGGATTTTAATTGGGTCTATGGTCTTGATCTTGAAGGAAATCAATTATTTTTGAAAATTGAGAGAGTGGGTAACATCTTTTGTTTTCTAGTATCAAGCAACCAAGGTGGATTTTTTGACGACCGTGGGGTCTTTTTAGTTGCGTCATTAGAAGTTGCAATGACAGATTTTGTTTACGCAGGAACCGCTGTAACAAGTCACGATGCCAATCAATTGATTAGCGTTGAGATTCAAGATTTCCGTACCGATATCGCAATGCTAAATACGCCTGCCACATCAACAATCTTTGCTGTAAATTCTGGAAGTAATTCAAGTAGTGGGGAGTTCCAATCCGATCGTTCATTTATAGGGAATAGTTACAGGTATAGAATCAGCCATGTTCCAGATTTTAACGGAAGCGCCCCTGATAGGGTTTATCAAAGGGAACGCTTTGGACGCGATTTCTCTTATCAGATAAACACTGGTAGAGGACAGTATTTTGTAAAACTATTTTTGGCAGAAATATTTTTTGATGCACCAGGGAAACGTATTTTTGATATAACAGTAGAAAATGGGCTTGTTGTGGATGATTTAGATCTCTTTGCAGAAGCTGGTAAAAACAATGCATTCGATATAGAAGTAGAAAATGTTTATGTAGCTGGAGACGGCATATTAGACATTGATTTTTCTGCCACAGTCAATAACGCCAAAATCAGCGGAATTTTAATCAACAAAGCGCCTTATCCAATCAACCCAGGTGCTGGCGCTCCAACTCCGACCTATAACGACCTATTACCGAAAATTCTATTTCCACTTGAAGGCATAGAAGATCTAGATGGGCCCGAACGCTTATTCATAAAACAAGCCATTACTTTTCCAGACAACTACGGAGTTGTTGGGACATTAGAGATAGTAGGTGATGCGGTGATTTATACGCCGGATCCTCTCACGCCATTCCTTGGTCCCTCTATTTGGTCTGAGTCATTCGAAGTTATTGTATCAGATGGTCTAAGCGATACTTCTGTCTTTTATTACCCATACTTCGAATAA
- the lpdA gene encoding dihydrolipoyl dehydrogenase gives MSNINHDLIIIGAGPAGYVAAIRAAQLGFNTALVEKDKTLGGTCLNVGCIPSKALLASSEHFHFAQTRFASHGIIAKDLKLDLAAMISRKDKVVTTLTKGIDFLIKKNKITRYLGTGSLVDSDCVSVKDSSGSTKRIYGKHLILASGSVPIELPFLPFDGKTVLNSTHALSLPQVPKSLIVIGAGAIGLELGSVWSRLGSEVTVVEFLPKIAPGFDEELAKGLQKSLTKQGLKFHLDTKVESAEITNKQATLKAIQKGKNVEFAAEKVLVGVGRRPYTDDLNLDGVGIEMTERKRIKTNDYWQTNIPSIYAIGDCIDGPMLAHKAEDEGVAVVEHIAGKGGHVNYHAVPGVVYTHPEAASTGLTEEQANEQRIEYKVGKFNFQANGRALAVDQTDGFAKVIACSKTDRVLGAHIIGYGASELIAEAVTLIEFGGSAEDLARTVHAHPTMSETVKEAALSVDGRMIHG, from the coding sequence ATGTCTAATATTAATCACGATCTAATTATCATAGGTGCGGGCCCCGCAGGCTATGTTGCTGCTATCCGCGCTGCTCAACTTGGCTTCAATACGGCGCTGGTTGAAAAAGATAAAACACTAGGAGGAACCTGTCTGAATGTAGGTTGCATCCCCAGTAAGGCGTTACTGGCCTCCAGCGAACACTTCCACTTTGCTCAGACTCGCTTTGCCAGCCATGGCATCATAGCCAAAGACCTCAAGCTAGATCTTGCCGCCATGATTAGCCGCAAGGATAAAGTAGTGACCACCCTCACCAAGGGTATTGACTTCCTTATCAAGAAAAACAAAATTACTCGCTATTTAGGAACAGGCTCATTGGTCGATAGTGACTGCGTCTCTGTTAAAGATAGCTCGGGTAGCACTAAACGCATCTATGGTAAGCACCTAATCCTTGCATCTGGGAGTGTTCCTATTGAATTGCCTTTCCTACCTTTTGATGGCAAGACCGTTCTCAACAGCACTCACGCATTGAGCTTACCTCAAGTTCCTAAATCTCTTATTGTCATCGGCGCTGGAGCCATAGGACTAGAGCTCGGCTCGGTATGGTCGCGCTTAGGTTCAGAAGTCACAGTGGTTGAGTTTCTCCCTAAAATTGCACCAGGTTTTGATGAAGAACTTGCCAAAGGGCTACAGAAATCACTTACCAAGCAAGGCTTAAAATTTCATCTAGATACTAAAGTCGAGTCTGCTGAGATCACAAATAAGCAAGCCACACTCAAAGCCATTCAAAAAGGAAAAAATGTTGAGTTTGCTGCTGAAAAAGTTCTCGTTGGTGTAGGGCGTCGCCCGTACACAGATGACCTAAACCTGGATGGTGTCGGCATCGAGATGACCGAACGAAAGCGCATTAAGACAAATGATTACTGGCAGACAAATATTCCCTCCATCTATGCTATCGGAGATTGTATTGATGGTCCTATGTTAGCCCATAAAGCTGAAGACGAAGGTGTAGCCGTAGTTGAGCATATAGCCGGTAAAGGTGGGCATGTGAACTATCACGCTGTTCCTGGGGTAGTATATACTCACCCTGAGGCAGCTAGTACGGGTCTCACAGAAGAGCAAGCCAATGAACAACGCATAGAATACAAGGTGGGCAAATTTAATTTCCAAGCCAATGGCCGAGCATTAGCCGTTGATCAAACAGACGGCTTTGCCAAGGTCATTGCCTGTTCCAAGACTGACCGAGTGCTTGGTGCTCATATCATTGGATATGGGGCATCAGAATTAATCGCTGAAGCAGTTACTCTCATCGAATTTGGTGGAAGTGCCGAAGACCTCGCCAGAACAGTCCATGCTCACCCCACGATGAGCGAAACAGTTAAGGAAGCGGCTCTAAGTGTGGATGGCCGTATGATACATGGTTAG
- a CDS encoding DALR domain-containing protein, which yields MKLSFYNTLSRKNEVIQRGFTSEALRYLLLSGHYRKPLNFTWESLATSTHSLERILEYTKNVDTQAIEHINYASMETSVFRPTLDALCDDLNTPKALGALNSALRNLKGSDSSKDKAVRRDLARVLLLLGLPSQSKKRAPESTAPPEIKALARQREEARNVSNWQEADKLRETLREKGWEVRDSTSGYDLVLVEIES from the coding sequence GTGAAACTCTCGTTCTACAACACGCTGAGCCGAAAAAATGAAGTGATTCAACGAGGTTTTACCTCTGAAGCACTGCGCTATCTCTTGCTTTCTGGACACTACCGCAAACCACTCAATTTCACTTGGGAATCACTTGCCACATCCACTCACTCCCTCGAACGTATCCTTGAATACACTAAGAATGTCGATACTCAAGCAATAGAGCATATTAACTATGCTTCTATGGAAACATCTGTTTTCAGGCCCACACTTGATGCGCTTTGCGATGATCTCAACACTCCAAAAGCTCTCGGAGCCCTCAATAGCGCCCTCAGAAATCTGAAAGGTAGCGATAGCAGCAAAGATAAGGCAGTTCGGCGAGATCTCGCACGAGTACTACTACTGCTGGGACTTCCCTCCCAATCAAAGAAGAGAGCTCCCGAATCCACTGCTCCGCCCGAGATCAAAGCCTTAGCACGCCAACGTGAAGAGGCTCGAAATGTGAGTAATTGGCAAGAAGCGGATAAGCTACGAGAGACCTTACGTGAAAAAGGTTGGGAAGTTCGAGATAGCACGAGCGGCTACGATTTGGTACTAGTGGAAATCGAGTCATGA
- a CDS encoding tetrahydrofolate dehydrogenase/cyclohydrolase catalytic domain-containing protein, with protein MSAELIDGRKIASEIHNETKDRVEILLSREIKPAICFIRVGEDPASRAYVNMKDKKAAELGIIARTLVLPEDTSQEELLKKVAALNADISTHGILVQAPLPLHISETIIFSSVSPEKDVDGFHPINVGKLLLGDTSGFRSCTPAGVCELLARSNIDPQGKHVVILGRGNIVGKPLAAMLCQKADGANATITLCHSRTQNVSDYTLQADIIVAAMGQAEFLKPDMIKTGSIVIDVGVNRVEDSSLPKGYRLVGDIDFDGVCQTASYVTPNPGGVGPMTIAMLMANTVRAAEMQNPDL; from the coding sequence ATGTCAGCAGAACTTATCGATGGAAGAAAAATAGCTTCCGAGATTCATAATGAAACAAAAGATCGGGTTGAAATCCTTTTATCTCGGGAGATTAAACCAGCTATTTGCTTTATCAGGGTAGGAGAAGACCCCGCATCGCGTGCTTATGTAAACATGAAGGATAAAAAGGCAGCAGAACTGGGAATTATCGCCCGAACACTTGTGCTACCTGAGGATACCAGTCAAGAAGAACTCCTTAAGAAAGTTGCTGCCCTTAATGCGGATATTTCCACTCATGGGATTTTAGTTCAAGCTCCTCTCCCTTTACACATTAGTGAAACTATTATCTTCTCCAGTGTTTCACCGGAGAAAGATGTGGATGGGTTTCATCCTATAAATGTTGGTAAGCTCCTGCTAGGAGATACTTCTGGTTTTCGCTCTTGCACACCAGCTGGAGTCTGTGAATTACTGGCCCGCAGCAACATAGATCCTCAGGGTAAGCATGTCGTGATCCTTGGAAGAGGAAATATCGTGGGCAAACCTTTAGCTGCTATGTTATGTCAGAAAGCTGATGGAGCAAATGCTACTATTACATTATGTCATTCTCGGACGCAAAATGTTAGCGATTACACCCTGCAGGCTGACATCATAGTGGCTGCTATGGGACAAGCAGAATTCCTTAAACCTGATATGATTAAGACTGGCTCAATTGTAATCGATGTTGGAGTAAACCGTGTGGAAGACTCTTCCCTGCCCAAAGGCTATCGCTTGGTAGGTGACATCGATTTTGATGGAGTGTGCCAGACCGCAAGTTATGTCACTCCAAATCCCGGCGGAGTAGGCCCTATGACTATAGCTATGCTAATGGCGAATACAGTGAGAGCCGCAGAAATGCAAAATCCAGATCTCTAA